The Agreia sp. COWG nucleotide sequence GTAGTGCGTGATCAGCAGGATGCCGAGGCCGGTGTTCGCCTTCGCCCGGTTCACACCCTCGGAGACGATCTTCAGCGCATCGACGTCGAGGCCGGAGTCGGTCTCGTCGAGCACCGCGAACTTGGGCTTCAGTAGTTCGAGCTGCAGAATCTCGTTGCGCTTCTTCTCGCCGCCCGAGAAGCCCTCGTTGACATTGCGCTCACGGAACGACTTGTCCATGCGCAACTGCGACATGGAGCTGTCGAGATCTTTGATCCAGCCGCGGATGGGCGGCGCCGTGCCGTCGATCGCCGTCTTGGCGGTGCGGAGGAAGTTGGACACGCTGACGCCGGGAATCTCTACCGGGTACTGCATGGCGAGGAACAGGCCCGCCCTGGCGCGCTCGTCGACCGTCATGGTGAGGACCTCGACGCCGTCGAGCTTGACCGAACCGCCCTCGATCTTGTACTTGGGATGCCCAGCGATGGCATAAGCCAGGGTGGACTTGCCGCTTCCGTTGGGCCCCATGATCGCGTGCGTTTCGCCCTCGCCAATAGAGAGGTCGAC carries:
- the sufC gene encoding Fe-S cluster assembly ATPase SufC; amino-acid sequence: MSNLEIHDLHVSVETEQGTKQILKGVDLSIGEGETHAIMGPNGSGKSTLAYAIAGHPKYKIEGGSVKLDGVEVLTMTVDERARAGLFLAMQYPVEIPGVSVSNFLRTAKTAIDGTAPPIRGWIKDLDSSMSQLRMDKSFRERNVNEGFSGGEKKRNEILQLELLKPKFAVLDETDSGLDVDALKIVSEGVNRAKANTGLGILLITHYNRILKYIHPDFVHVFVAGKVVEQGGPELAVRLENEGYDRFLADANVGS